A region from the Acyrthosiphon pisum isolate AL4f chromosome A1, pea_aphid_22Mar2018_4r6ur, whole genome shotgun sequence genome encodes:
- the LOC107885634 gene encoding uncharacterized protein LOC107885634 codes for MVLCPNELYGHRFADYILKTYVELDCLFPPVLWAKEPSQHPRTNYAAESFHRTFNRQFYCTRPPIYAVIQTLLETQEETSFKLNTIQQGTVQKASKVEEEKISKTIQYYINYYQKKIF; via the exons ATGGTGTTATGTCCAAATGAATTATATGGTCATAGATTtgcagattatattttaaaaacatatgttgAACTAGATTGTTTATTTCCTCCAGTCTTATGGGCAAAAGAACCATCTCAACATCCTAG gaCTAATTATGCCGCAGAAAGTTTTCATCGAACTTTTAACAGACAGTTTTATTGCACACGTCCACCTATATACGCTGTCATACAGACTTTACTCGAAACCCAGGAAGAAACGTCTTTCAAACTCAATACCATTCAACAGGGTACTGTTCAAAAGGCATCAAAAgtagaagaagaaaaaatttcaaaaacaatacagtattatattaactactatcaaaaaaaaatcttttga